The Aurantiacibacter gangjinensis genome includes a region encoding these proteins:
- a CDS encoding S4 domain-containing protein: MRIDLLLVRLRLAKSRAIAKRWVEDGHIRCNRLRVTCASQAVSVRDVLTLPIGEGVRVIEILALPERRGPAAEALAHYQVLDAA, from the coding sequence ATGCGGATCGACCTTTTGCTGGTGCGATTGCGGCTGGCGAAAAGCCGCGCCATCGCCAAGCGCTGGGTCGAGGACGGTCACATCCGCTGCAACCGCCTCCGCGTCACGTGCGCCAGCCAGGCCGTGAGCGTCCGCGATGTCCTGACATTGCCTATTGGCGAGGGCGTGCGCGTGATCGAAATCCTGGCGCTTCCCGAGCGGCGCGGTCCGGCGGCAGAAGCGCTCGCGCATTACCAAGTGCTTGACGCTGCGTGA
- the fdxA gene encoding ferredoxin FdxA, producing MTYVVTDACIKCKYTDCVEVCPVDCFYEGENMLVINPSECIDCGVCEPECPAEAILPDTENNIEKWLELNTKFSAEWPNITEKKDPPADADDHKGEEGKFEKHFSSEPGEGD from the coding sequence ATGACCTACGTCGTCACCGACGCCTGCATCAAATGCAAGTACACAGACTGTGTCGAAGTCTGTCCGGTGGACTGTTTCTACGAGGGCGAGAACATGCTCGTCATCAACCCGTCCGAATGCATCGATTGCGGCGTGTGTGAGCCGGAATGCCCGGCCGAAGCCATCCTTCCCGATACCGAAAACAATATCGAGAAATGGCTGGAGCTGAACACCAAGTTCTCCGCCGAGTGGCCGAACATCACCGAAAAGAAGGATCCGCCCGCCGACGCGGACGATCACAAGGGTGAAGAAGGCAAGTTCGAAAAGCACTTCTCTTCCGAGCCGGGAGAAGGCGACTGA
- a CDS encoding YihY/virulence factor BrkB family protein yields MALISDTKAAWAKATDNDLSVLAAGVAYFAFLSFVPLLAASVLSYGLVADPQTVANHIGAMAQNLPDSAATLIGDQLEAVVETSSGTKGLALLLALALALISARSSATALVRAIAIAFGDEGRRGFVRANLFAVTIVIGVIVGAGLLVAGMGFVTAFAERIGLGALSRVATLLMLVAIFTAGIAALIRRAPPSIAPSWRAAMQGAFVAAAGIVAFTAAFGFYVANFGSYNATYGSLGAVIVLLTWLYLSAYVLLLGAQFTAVRRCA; encoded by the coding sequence ATGGCGCTGATCTCCGATACCAAAGCCGCGTGGGCGAAAGCCACCGATAACGACCTTTCCGTATTGGCGGCGGGAGTGGCCTATTTCGCCTTCCTGTCGTTCGTTCCGCTACTGGCTGCGAGTGTCCTGTCCTACGGGTTGGTCGCGGACCCGCAGACCGTAGCCAACCATATCGGCGCAATGGCGCAGAACCTGCCCGATTCCGCTGCCACTCTGATCGGCGACCAGCTGGAAGCGGTCGTCGAAACGTCCTCCGGCACGAAGGGCCTGGCGCTGCTCCTGGCCCTGGCGCTCGCGCTCATCAGCGCCCGATCCAGCGCCACGGCCCTGGTGCGCGCGATTGCAATCGCGTTTGGCGATGAAGGGCGTCGCGGCTTTGTGCGCGCCAATCTGTTTGCCGTGACGATCGTCATCGGCGTGATCGTCGGCGCCGGGTTGCTGGTGGCGGGCATGGGATTTGTCACCGCGTTTGCAGAGCGAATCGGTTTGGGCGCGCTCAGCCGCGTGGCGACGCTGTTGATGCTGGTGGCGATCTTCACCGCCGGCATTGCCGCACTTATACGCCGCGCCCCACCATCCATCGCGCCATCCTGGCGCGCAGCTATGCAGGGCGCTTTCGTGGCTGCGGCAGGTATCGTCGCCTTTACCGCGGCCTTCGGCTTCTATGTCGCCAATTTCGGCAGCTACAATGCCACATACGGATCGCTGGGTGCCGTGATCGTCTTGCTGACCTGGCTGTATTTGAGCGCCTATGTCCTGTTGCTCGGTGCGCAATTCACCGCCGTGCGCCGCTGCGCGTAG
- a CDS encoding head GIN domain-containing protein: MGIGRTFALAAMAGLATLGLSACNMSSMSAGGDGVPLAEVDFGAEAPTMIALAGSDSVTITRGSRFAISVDGTPVARERMRFELEGSELLIHRDQGTWTDSDNAQVSVTVPSLSGIAVIGSGDISADTMTGDATIEMPGAGTATIAQIEAASVEVDIAGSGTVSGAGSADSLSVNIAGSGDVEFEQLSAEDVEVNIAGSGDVTVRSDGNVEANFVGSGDVRVIGSARCESTTVGSGSLICEDA, from the coding sequence ATGGGAATCGGTAGGACTTTTGCACTTGCAGCCATGGCGGGCCTGGCAACGCTCGGGCTTTCGGCCTGCAACATGAGCAGCATGAGCGCAGGCGGCGACGGTGTCCCGCTCGCCGAGGTCGATTTCGGGGCCGAGGCGCCGACGATGATTGCGCTGGCAGGATCGGATTCCGTCACCATTACGCGCGGCTCCCGCTTCGCCATCAGCGTAGATGGTACACCCGTCGCGCGTGAACGGATGCGCTTCGAGCTGGAAGGCAGTGAACTTTTGATCCACCGTGACCAAGGAACCTGGACCGATAGCGACAATGCCCAGGTTTCCGTAACCGTGCCTTCGCTGTCGGGCATAGCCGTGATCGGCTCGGGCGACATCTCAGCCGACACGATGACGGGCGATGCGACCATCGAGATGCCCGGTGCGGGCACTGCTACCATCGCGCAAATCGAGGCTGCTTCCGTGGAGGTCGATATCGCTGGCAGCGGAACCGTTTCGGGAGCCGGTTCGGCAGATAGTCTTTCCGTAAACATCGCCGGCAGCGGGGATGTGGAGTTCGAGCAATTGTCGGCGGAGGATGTGGAAGTGAATATCGCGGGTTCCGGAGATGTCACCGTCCGGTCCGACGGGAATGTCGAGGCCAATTTCGTCGGCTCGGGCGATGTGCGGGTCATCGGCTCCGCGCGCTGCGAATCAACCACGGTCGGCTCCGGCAGCCTCATCTGCGAAGACGCCTGA
- a CDS encoding CarD family transcriptional regulator — MAANAPAFEVGDYVVYPKHGVGRVIELQNEEIAGMQLELYVLRFEKERMTLRVPTNKVESIGMRKLSSDKTLKEAMETLKGKPKVKRTMWSRRAQEYEAKINSGEIVLIAEVTRDLFRPEDQPEQSYSERQIFEAASSRLARELAAMEKTDEPTALEKILDVLKEHAPQYYENTEDA; from the coding sequence ATGGCTGCCAATGCGCCCGCCTTTGAAGTCGGTGATTACGTTGTTTACCCCAAGCACGGCGTGGGCCGTGTGATCGAATTGCAGAATGAAGAAATCGCCGGCATGCAGCTGGAACTGTATGTGCTGCGGTTCGAGAAAGAGCGCATGACGCTGCGCGTTCCCACCAACAAGGTCGAAAGCATTGGCATGCGCAAGCTTTCCAGCGACAAGACGCTGAAGGAAGCGATGGAGACGCTGAAGGGCAAGCCCAAGGTCAAGCGCACCATGTGGAGCCGCCGTGCGCAGGAATACGAAGCGAAGATCAATTCGGGCGAAATCGTACTGATTGCCGAAGTGACGCGCGACCTGTTCCGCCCGGAAGACCAGCCCGAGCAGAGCTATTCCGAGCGCCAGATCTTCGAAGCGGCCTCCAGCCGCCTGGCGCGCGAGCTTGCCGCGATGGAAAAGACCGACGAGCCCACCGCTCTCGAAAAGATCCTCGACGTGTTGAAAGAGCATGCGCCGCAATATTACGAGAATACCGAGGACGCGTAA
- a CDS encoding helicase-related protein: MRIVTKSHFDSRIRAVLGPTNTGKTHLAIERMCGHASGAIGFPLRLLAREVYDKVCRIKGEAQCALITGEERIEPPSARYFLCTAEAMPRNGGGKAFVALDEAQIGADRERGHIFTDRLLHARGRDETMLLGSATLEPMVRQLVPRAEIEERPRFSVLTHAGSAKLSRLPPRSAIVAFSVEQVYQVAELLRRFRGGAAVVMGALSPQTRNAQVELFQSGEVDYIVATDAIGMGLNLDVHHVAFAALTKYDGVRQRRLYPAEMAQIAGRAGRHQTDGTFGTLSGNRRGAPLELTEDEVYAIENHHFAPVTKLFWREPDPRFDSLDTLIGDLEAHPRTEGLTRAPEAIDLSVLKRLAEQDDIARDISGAGQVRRFWEACQLPDFRQQGADAHARFVARLWRDLRGGHIGADFVAARISELGNTSGDIDTLQGRLAAIRSWAYICQRPDWVLARDEMAERARAAEAKLSDALHGRLRERFVNRRTSVLMKGMGKDAGLLRVELQDDGQVTVEGEPIGHLEGFRFVVDAEAPSEERKLMLAAAEKHMAGLLAAKAQKLVSDELGELRIHRGQVLRGDQPVATLERGKSPSRPRLVMAKELGQMDPAHRDRLQGALDHWLEGQLAPLAPLRALEDAATDPEAGTEVRALLLTLADRNGTTRREDAGLAHVPKEKRPFLRRLGVNIGSLDVFVPALLKPAPRKLLRDLGLDRRPVNEGMEAVIEGGKHPPAGYRRAGKQAIRIDMAEKLFRAAHERRARTPQSKDIRGFPVDLALATSMGLLPENFRSLMKDAGFRPGQVEELTEGFYGPPRPVLWTWRAPRKDFAPSRSKHRGSQRADVKKGPKRASKGQNQRGPRRPAEPKGDGGAAFAGLADLLGKS; the protein is encoded by the coding sequence ATGCGGATCGTGACGAAAAGCCATTTCGACAGCCGTATCCGCGCGGTGCTGGGGCCGACCAACACCGGCAAGACCCACCTCGCCATAGAGCGCATGTGCGGCCACGCAAGCGGGGCCATCGGCTTCCCGCTGCGCCTGCTGGCGCGGGAGGTGTATGACAAGGTCTGCCGCATCAAGGGGGAGGCGCAATGCGCGCTGATCACCGGCGAGGAGCGGATCGAGCCGCCAAGTGCGCGTTATTTCCTGTGCACGGCCGAGGCCATGCCCAGAAACGGAGGAGGCAAGGCCTTCGTTGCGCTGGACGAGGCGCAGATCGGCGCGGATCGCGAGCGCGGCCATATCTTCACCGACCGGTTGCTGCATGCGCGCGGGCGGGATGAGACCATGCTGCTCGGCTCGGCCACGCTCGAACCGATGGTCCGCCAGCTTGTCCCCCGCGCCGAAATCGAGGAGCGGCCACGCTTCTCCGTATTGACGCACGCCGGCAGCGCCAAGCTGTCCCGCCTGCCGCCGCGCAGTGCCATCGTCGCCTTTTCAGTGGAGCAGGTTTACCAGGTCGCGGAATTGCTGCGGCGCTTCCGCGGCGGAGCTGCGGTGGTGATGGGCGCGCTCTCACCGCAAACGCGCAATGCACAGGTTGAATTGTTCCAATCCGGTGAGGTCGATTACATCGTAGCGACCGATGCAATCGGTATGGGCCTCAATCTCGACGTGCATCATGTCGCCTTTGCCGCGCTCACCAAATACGACGGGGTCCGCCAGCGCCGGCTGTACCCCGCCGAGATGGCGCAGATCGCTGGGCGTGCCGGTCGCCACCAGACGGATGGCACATTCGGCACACTCTCCGGCAATCGCCGCGGCGCTCCGCTCGAGCTGACCGAGGACGAGGTTTATGCCATCGAGAACCACCACTTCGCGCCTGTTACCAAGCTGTTCTGGCGCGAGCCCGATCCGCGTTTCGACAGTCTCGATACGCTGATCGGCGACCTCGAAGCGCATCCGCGCACAGAGGGCTTGACCCGCGCGCCCGAAGCGATCGACCTGTCCGTGCTCAAGCGGCTGGCCGAGCAGGACGATATCGCGCGCGATATTTCGGGCGCGGGGCAAGTCCGCCGGTTCTGGGAAGCGTGCCAGCTGCCGGATTTTCGCCAGCAAGGGGCCGATGCACATGCGCGCTTCGTCGCAAGGCTGTGGCGCGATCTGCGCGGCGGGCATATCGGCGCGGACTTCGTGGCGGCACGTATTTCGGAACTAGGCAACACCTCCGGCGATATCGACACGTTGCAGGGCCGTCTCGCTGCCATTCGCAGCTGGGCGTATATCTGCCAGCGGCCTGACTGGGTGCTGGCGCGCGACGAAATGGCAGAGCGTGCCCGCGCTGCCGAAGCGAAACTGTCCGATGCGCTGCACGGGCGATTGCGGGAGCGTTTCGTCAACCGGCGAACCTCTGTATTGATGAAAGGTATGGGAAAGGATGCAGGACTTTTGCGCGTAGAATTGCAGGACGATGGCCAGGTCACGGTCGAAGGCGAACCAATCGGCCATCTCGAAGGCTTCCGCTTCGTGGTGGATGCCGAGGCGCCGAGCGAAGAACGCAAGCTGATGCTGGCCGCGGCTGAGAAGCATATGGCCGGTCTGCTGGCGGCCAAGGCGCAAAAGCTGGTGTCGGACGAACTGGGCGAGCTCCGCATCCATAGGGGACAGGTGCTGCGCGGCGACCAACCCGTCGCCACCCTGGAACGCGGGAAGAGCCCCAGCCGACCGCGCCTCGTCATGGCTAAGGAGCTGGGCCAGATGGACCCGGCCCATCGCGACCGCCTGCAGGGTGCGCTCGATCACTGGCTTGAAGGGCAGTTGGCCCCGCTCGCGCCGCTGCGCGCATTGGAGGATGCTGCGACCGACCCGGAGGCAGGTACGGAAGTTCGCGCGCTGTTGCTGACGCTCGCCGACCGCAATGGCACCACGCGCCGCGAGGATGCGGGCCTTGCCCATGTGCCGAAGGAGAAGCGACCTTTCCTGCGCCGTCTCGGCGTCAATATCGGCTCGCTCGATGTCTTCGTGCCCGCGCTTCTGAAGCCCGCCCCGCGCAAGCTGCTGCGCGATCTGGGGCTGGACCGCAGGCCGGTTAACGAAGGCATGGAAGCCGTGATCGAAGGCGGGAAGCATCCGCCGGCAGGCTATCGCCGCGCGGGCAAGCAGGCGATTCGCATCGACATGGCGGAAAAGCTGTTTCGCGCCGCGCATGAACGGCGTGCCCGAACGCCGCAAAGCAAGGATATTCGCGGCTTTCCCGTCGACCTGGCGCTTGCCACCAGTATGGGCCTGTTGCCGGAGAATTTTCGCAGCCTGATGAAGGATGCAGGGTTCCGCCCTGGGCAGGTCGAAGAGCTGACGGAAGGCTTTTATGGTCCGCCGCGCCCTGTCCTGTGGACGTGGCGTGCGCCGCGGAAGGATTTTGCGCCGTCGCGCAGTAAGCACCGAGGGTCGCAGCGCGCCGATGTTAAGAAGGGTCCGAAAAGAGCCAGCAAGGGCCAGAACCAGCGCGGTCCGCGCCGTCCGGCTGAACCAAAGGGCGATGGCGGCGCAGCCTTCGCCGGTCTCGCCGACCTGCTTGGCAAGAGCTAA
- a CDS encoding L-threonylcarbamoyladenylate synthase → MSGRDGLISPDSAGIARAADTIKEGGLVAMPTETVYGLAGRADRAETVAAIYRAKGRPSFNPLIVHVASLDMARALAEFSPLALELAGMYWPGPLTLVLPLRPEAAIAGAVTAGLPTIALRIPAHPVARALLEETALPLAAPSANRSNGISPTRPEHVAASLREAAPPILDGGPCESGLESTIIAVDDGWRLLRPGPVGEDELARQFGPPAKSRGATIEAPGQLAKHYSPGKPVRLDAREAEPGEFFIGFGDIPGDFSLSFAGDLAQAASRLYEALHRGAAASQGKIAIAPIPQTGMGAAINDRLRRAAAS, encoded by the coding sequence ATGAGCGGAAGGGACGGGCTTATCTCGCCCGACAGCGCAGGCATCGCGCGCGCGGCCGATACCATCAAGGAAGGCGGGCTTGTCGCCATGCCGACCGAGACGGTCTACGGCCTTGCCGGACGCGCGGACCGTGCGGAAACAGTCGCGGCGATATACCGCGCGAAAGGTCGTCCCAGCTTTAATCCGCTGATCGTGCATGTCGCTTCGCTCGATATGGCTCGCGCGCTGGCCGAATTCTCTCCTTTGGCGCTGGAACTGGCGGGGATGTACTGGCCCGGTCCGCTCACGCTTGTGCTGCCGCTGCGGCCCGAGGCGGCGATCGCCGGGGCCGTGACCGCCGGCCTCCCGACCATAGCCCTGCGTATCCCGGCGCATCCGGTTGCGCGCGCATTGCTGGAAGAAACCGCGCTTCCGCTTGCGGCACCCTCCGCAAACCGGAGCAACGGGATCAGCCCGACGCGCCCTGAGCACGTTGCCGCGTCCTTAAGAGAGGCTGCGCCGCCGATCCTCGACGGAGGGCCGTGCGAATCGGGACTGGAGTCCACGATCATCGCGGTCGATGACGGGTGGCGGTTGCTGCGACCCGGGCCGGTGGGCGAGGACGAGCTCGCCCGGCAGTTCGGACCGCCTGCAAAGTCGCGCGGCGCGACTATCGAGGCGCCGGGGCAGCTCGCTAAGCACTATTCGCCCGGAAAGCCCGTGCGGCTGGATGCGAGGGAAGCCGAGCCGGGTGAGTTCTTCATCGGCTTCGGCGACATCCCCGGCGATTTTAGCCTTTCGTTCGCAGGCGATCTCGCGCAGGCAGCGTCACGCCTTTACGAAGCCTTGCATCGCGGGGCGGCGGCGAGCCAAGGCAAGATCGCCATCGCGCCGATCCCGCAGACCGGCATGGGCGCTGCCATCAACGACCGCTTGAGGCGGGCAGCAGCCAGCTAG
- a CDS encoding M23 family metallopeptidase, which translates to MFKDHETGSDRARGENPAVDLSHDQILDSDADDAPSAPQKRRRNPSSLADAYGNWRSGVSAKLAKADLTPDLAQDIGSRRWLRGAATLAGLTALTLAFLPGFSPVSAAPAMQMDDHVRDEFRSQMIMPLALGADSGRRMGATPAVIELASAPERPRLDLVATLAQGDGFDRMLRRAGVAGEEASLIAGMIGEAIPIADIEPGTQIDITLGRRPAAGAPRPVDALTFRARFDLQLAVERVDGQLRLDPRPIVVDATPLRVRGDVGSSLYRSARAAGAPPGAVQDFLRTLGEEMNLNAEIGADDEFDMIVEYRRAATGEVEVGDLLYAAIIRDGRPRKQLMRFGREGQFYDAAGEGTMREGLIRPVSGAISSRYGMRRHPILGYRRMHGGVDFRGRTGTPIYAATDGTVNFAGRNGGFGNFVRIRHGGGLSTGYAHMSRIAVQNGQRVERGQVIGYIGSTGLSTGPHLHYEMYRNGQKIDPLSVQWVTRAQLTAAEMANFRQQLVRLQMIEPGAALNDLAPDTSTVEEPVREIDRIENRQRVD; encoded by the coding sequence GTGTTCAAGGATCATGAGACTGGCAGCGACAGGGCGCGGGGCGAAAACCCCGCGGTCGACCTGTCGCATGACCAGATCCTCGATAGCGATGCGGACGATGCGCCCTCCGCACCGCAAAAGCGCAGACGCAATCCCTCCTCGCTCGCAGACGCTTACGGCAATTGGCGCTCCGGCGTATCCGCCAAGCTGGCAAAGGCCGACCTTACGCCAGACCTTGCACAGGATATCGGCTCGCGCCGCTGGCTCCGCGGTGCGGCAACGCTCGCCGGGCTGACCGCCCTGACGCTGGCTTTCCTGCCCGGCTTTTCGCCTGTGTCCGCTGCACCAGCGATGCAAATGGATGATCACGTGCGCGACGAGTTTCGCAGCCAGATGATCATGCCGCTGGCGCTGGGCGCGGATAGCGGGCGGCGCATGGGCGCAACGCCTGCCGTGATCGAACTGGCCAGTGCACCTGAACGCCCGCGCCTCGATCTCGTAGCCACGTTGGCGCAGGGCGATGGCTTCGACCGGATGCTCCGCCGTGCCGGTGTCGCGGGCGAAGAGGCGTCTCTGATAGCAGGCATGATCGGAGAGGCGATCCCGATAGCCGATATCGAACCCGGTACGCAGATCGACATTACCCTTGGCCGTCGCCCCGCTGCTGGAGCGCCGAGGCCCGTGGATGCGCTGACCTTCCGCGCGCGCTTCGATTTGCAACTCGCGGTCGAACGGGTCGACGGGCAATTGCGGCTCGACCCCCGCCCCATCGTGGTCGACGCCACACCCCTGCGCGTGCGCGGCGATGTCGGCTCCAGCCTGTATCGCTCGGCCCGCGCGGCAGGCGCGCCTCCCGGCGCGGTGCAGGATTTCCTGCGCACCCTGGGCGAGGAAATGAACCTCAATGCCGAAATCGGTGCGGATGACGAGTTCGACATGATCGTCGAATATCGGCGCGCCGCCACGGGCGAGGTGGAAGTGGGCGACCTGCTCTATGCCGCCATTATCCGCGATGGCCGTCCGCGCAAGCAGCTGATGCGCTTCGGCCGGGAAGGCCAGTTTTACGACGCGGCGGGCGAAGGCACGATGCGCGAAGGGCTGATCCGCCCTGTTTCTGGCGCGATTTCCAGCCGCTATGGTATGCGCCGTCACCCGATCCTCGGCTATCGCCGCATGCATGGCGGCGTCGATTTCCGCGGGCGCACCGGCACGCCGATCTACGCCGCGACGGATGGCACGGTGAATTTCGCCGGTCGCAATGGCGGGTTCGGCAATTTCGTGCGCATCCGCCACGGCGGCGGGCTTTCCACGGGCTACGCGCATATGAGCCGCATTGCGGTGCAGAACGGCCAGCGCGTGGAGCGCGGGCAGGTGATCGGCTATATCGGGTCGACCGGCCTCTCCACCGGTCCGCACCTGCATTACGAAATGTATCGCAATGGGCAGAAGATCGACCCGCTGAGCGTGCAATGGGTCACGCGGGCACAGCTGACCGCTGCCGAAATGGCCAATTTCCGCCAGCAATTGGTGCGCCTGCAAATGATCGAGCCGGGCGCCGCGCTCAACGACCTTGCCCCCGACACTTCCACGGTCGAGGAGCCGGTGCGCGAAATCGATCGCATCGAGAACCGCCAAAGGGTCGACTGA
- a CDS encoding GNAT family N-acetyltransferase, protein MAEFRHETERLVLRDWREDDWPRFWELTNTPAVMRWLGHEADEETRSAARERVEGYARDYGHTFWLLGRRDDGGHLSGEMLGFCGLKRGNVEGSPVCGMAEIGWRLREEAWGRGYAREAAMASLDQGFGRFGYKEIAALTVEENGASWGLMKRLGMQRREDLDFYDENWPDEFNPTIVYAIAADQWREARP, encoded by the coding sequence ATGGCTGAGTTTCGACATGAAACGGAGCGGCTGGTGCTTCGCGACTGGCGCGAGGACGACTGGCCACGCTTCTGGGAATTGACCAATACGCCAGCCGTGATGCGCTGGCTGGGCCATGAAGCCGACGAGGAGACACGCAGTGCGGCGCGCGAGCGGGTCGAAGGCTATGCGCGCGATTACGGCCATACCTTCTGGCTGCTGGGCCGGCGCGACGATGGCGGACACCTTTCCGGCGAAATGCTGGGTTTTTGCGGGCTGAAACGCGGCAATGTCGAGGGGTCGCCCGTTTGCGGTATGGCCGAAATCGGCTGGCGTTTGCGTGAGGAGGCCTGGGGGCGCGGCTACGCCAGGGAAGCTGCGATGGCGAGCCTCGATCAGGGCTTTGGGCGGTTCGGCTACAAAGAGATTGCCGCCCTTACAGTAGAGGAAAATGGGGCGAGTTGGGGCCTGATGAAACGGCTCGGCATGCAACGGCGCGAGGATCTCGATTTCTACGACGAGAATTGGCCGGACGAATTCAACCCGACCATTGTGTATGCAATCGCCGCTGACCAATGGCGAGAAGCGCGCCCATGA
- the hemB gene encoding porphobilinogen synthase, whose amino-acid sequence MNRSYPNTRLRRTRAHGWSRAMHRETVMTSADLIWPLFVTDGSDAEEPVESLPGVSRWSVDNIAKRAKEAVSLGIPCIALFPNTPSDLRSDDGGEALNPDNLMCRAIRAVRDACGTDIGILTDVALDPYTSHGQDGLLDDAGYVVNDDTVAVLVDQAVNQAEAGADIIAPSDMMDGRVRAIRMALEMAGHHNVQIMAYAAKYASAFYGPFRDAVGSSGLLKGDKTTYQMDPANADEAMAEIALDIAEGADSVMVKPGLAYLDIIWRARQRFDVPVFAYQVSGEYALIEAGAQLGIGDRDALLMEKLLAFKRAGCSGVLTYHAPAAARILNG is encoded by the coding sequence ATGAACCGATCCTACCCCAACACTCGCCTCCGCCGCACGCGCGCGCACGGTTGGAGCCGCGCCATGCACCGCGAAACGGTAATGACCAGCGCGGACCTCATCTGGCCGCTTTTCGTCACCGATGGCAGCGATGCGGAAGAGCCGGTCGAGAGCTTGCCCGGCGTCTCTCGCTGGTCGGTCGACAATATCGCGAAGCGGGCCAAGGAAGCGGTCTCGCTCGGCATTCCGTGCATAGCGCTGTTTCCCAATACGCCCTCCGACCTGCGCAGTGACGATGGCGGCGAAGCGCTCAATCCCGACAATCTGATGTGCCGCGCGATCCGCGCCGTGCGCGATGCGTGTGGAACCGATATCGGCATCCTCACCGATGTCGCGCTCGACCCTTACACCAGCCACGGGCAGGACGGATTGCTGGATGATGCCGGGTATGTCGTAAACGACGATACCGTTGCCGTGCTGGTGGACCAGGCGGTAAACCAGGCGGAAGCGGGCGCGGATATCATCGCCCCGTCCGACATGATGGATGGCCGCGTGCGCGCGATCCGCATGGCGCTGGAAATGGCCGGTCACCACAATGTGCAGATCATGGCCTACGCCGCGAAATACGCCTCCGCCTTTTACGGCCCTTTCCGCGACGCGGTCGGATCGTCCGGCCTGCTGAAAGGCGACAAGACGACCTATCAGATGGACCCGGCCAATGCGGATGAGGCCATGGCCGAAATCGCGCTCGACATCGCCGAAGGTGCCGACAGCGTGATGGTGAAGCCGGGGCTGGCCTATCTCGACATCATCTGGCGCGCCAGGCAACGTTTTGACGTGCCCGTTTTCGCTTATCAGGTGAGCGGCGAATACGCTCTGATCGAGGCTGGAGCTCAACTCGGCATCGGTGATCGCGATGCCCTGCTGATGGAAAAGCTGCTCGCCTTCAAACGCGCCGGCTGCAGCGGCGTGCTGACTTATCACGCCCCCGCGGCCGCTCGCATCCTCAATGGCTGA